The stretch of DNA TGGATATGTCCGAAGAATGGCCGGTATGGGGTCAGAACCCTTCTCGCACGGGACATGACCCAGCGCTTACCCGCCCACAGTGGCCGGTCAGAGAGGAATGGCGACACGATTTCGCCGGGAGAGTAGCGTGGGACGCACCGGTCGTCGATTCGAGGGGGAATCTCTTCGTGCACGTGAAAATGACGCAAGTCGACGCGCCGAATTTTCGATCGATCAGTAGTAACGGGTCGTTGAACTGGGCACTAAAAACGAGCCCTGGGTGGGGGCCATGTGCTCCACCCCCAGCTGTCCCTGACGATCGAGTCATTCTTCCTGATACACCGGAGGCTTGGGTCGTGGAAAGCGATACTGGCGGCCTGTGTTACCGGACGAAGTTGCACCCATCCGGAGTCACCTATCCGTTTCCCGTCGTCGCTGATGGGCGGATTCATACCGGATTCCAGACGTTCTCTCTGGAGTCGGGCGAACTACTGTGGAAGTATGACTCAAATGGACCACAACGAGTTATTGTGATACCAGAAGGGGAGGAGCGCCCCTATCCCGACGGTCCAACTGGCGTCGCACCAACCGTCCGTGACGGGACCGTCTACGTCGCTGGAACCCTATACGACGGTGAGATTCGATTCCAACGCGAAAACTCCGAGGAGGAAGGTAGCACGGAGGAACGTTCATCGCTCGTTTATTCTGGCGAGGCGGATGGATCGTATCATGACGAGTACGACGAGTGGGGTCACATCCATGCACTCGATGCAGCCACTGGTTCACTCGAGTGGAAAACAGAGTTCGACACGGCAATCAGGGCCATGACCCCACCAGTGGCCACCAACGATGCTATTTTCGTCGTCGACAGCGAACCACGGCTGCACGCACTCGACAGAACAGATGGAGAAAAACGCTGGCACGTACCGTTCGACGTCGAACTCATTAGTGGGTGGCGGCCAGCCGTTGCAGATGGCTGTGTGTTTCTCTGTGCCGGGAACAAAGTCTATGCATTCGACGCGCTGGACGGGGCAGAACTGTGGCAACTGGCATTCGATACCCAGTTAGCTGGTCCTCCGGCGATCGCCGATGGCGTCGTTCACGTGAGCACCTCAAATGGGATGGTCGCAGGTATCGGTGTCGATGGTGACAGACGGTGGCAACTCAAGGTCAGTGAGAGTCTTCGAACGGGGCCGGTCGTTACAGACGGTCGGCTGTACGTTGCTGGACACGAACTTATTTGTCTCACTGGCCATGCGGATTGACAATCTCTATGTACTCTATCACATTCGAGTCCTGGTAATTCGTCAGGGTTCCAGTGCTGAGGCCACCGATTTACCATTACCGCAGTGATAACGACGACTACTTTTCTGCCGCTATGACCAGCGTCGGCGGGATTCGGGCCATACGGTCCGGCTGGAAACCCCCGAATTCGGACTCGTACTTCTCTGGGTCCTCATACCCCGGTTCGCGAAGTTCTTCGATCGAAAATCCGACCTCGAGCAGCGCGGTCACAATCTCACTGACCGTTCTGCGGTAGACGATCATTTCGGCGTCGAACTCCTCGCTGTATTCCCTGCGTGGTGAATCGGTGAAATAACTGACTGCCAGTTCACCAGTTTCCGGGTTGAGGCACCGATAAAAGGGGTGGTCGACACTGAAAACGAGTTTTCCGCCGGATTTGAGGACACGATGCGCTTCCGAGAAACAGGACTGGATATCGTTGACCCACTGGAATGCAAAGGCGGAAAACGCCAGGTCGTACGAGGCATCCGAAACCATCGGCATGTCAGTCACGCTCGCCTCAATGAGGTCGATATCCTCGTCGTGTTTGTCCGCGAGGTCACGAGCGTGTGCGAGTTGGTTTTCGGAGATATCCACACCAGTCACCTCGGCACCTGCTTTCGAGAGTGCGAGGCCGAACTGGGCCCCGCCACAGCCAAGTTCGATCGCTCGTTTCCCATCAATGTCACCGAACAGGCCGAGGTCGTCACCATTCGGTACCCCGGGGCCGAACGCGATACCGACCTCTGTCTCGGCCTCGTCGTATGCTTGCTGGAACGTATCTGACCAACTTTCCCACCACTGTTTGGCTTTTTGTTCTGCCCGTTCGAGCGACTGCTCTGATTCGGTCATCGTGTCTGTGAGACTGGGGCGGGGCAAATATAATGGTAATCTGTAGAAGAATACAGTAACCAGACAGACAAACTGTCAGCATTCCATTGAATACGGCGGAGTTACAACCGCTCAGTATGGGGAACAATGATTCAGCGAGTGAGTCTACCGAGAAGGGGAGGGGCTCGCTTGACATCGAAATACAGTCATCGGCGGCTGTATTCGAGACGCTCGGCAATGAGACGCGTATCGAGATACTGGAAGTACTGGGTGATCCTCCGGGCGAGAAGATGTCGTTCGCGGAACTGTACGAGGCGGTTGCGATGGACGACAGCGGTAATTTCAATTACCATCTGAACAAACTGTTGGGAACGTTTGTTCGCAAGGAGGACGGACAGTACCTGTTAAGTCACGCTGGCGAGCAGGTGTTCGGCTCCGTTCAGGCCGGCACGTATCAGGCAAGGGCCACTGTTGAACCCACAGCAGCGGGGGGAACCTGCCAACTCTGTGAGGGCGAACTCATTTTCGAGTATACACAGGAGCTAGTCAGGGTGTACTGCGACGAATGTGGAGAGGGTCGCTCGTTCCCGTTTCCACCGGGATGTCTTCCAGACTACGATATTGCGGAACTTCCAGCGGTCTCGGCGCGCTGGTACCGAACACATGTGAAACGCGTTCTCGACAGATTTTGTCCACTTTGTGCAGGCGAGATGACTGGACAACTGATACACGGTGTCAACGAAGATAGCGACCCACCAGAGCCATCATTGGCTAGATTTACCTGTACAACGTGTGGAAAGCAGGTACATCTGACTGGTGCAACGATTGCGACGTTCCATCCTGTTTTCGAGGGATTCCTGTTCGAACATGGATTCGATACTAGGGGTGGTCCCCATTCTGAGGTCTGGGCTGCTCTCGACAGCACAACTGAAGCAACACACACCCGTGACCCACTTTCCGTGGAAGTGACCTTCACTCACGATGGAGAGACCGTGACCGGGTTCGTGGGAGCAGATGCGTCACTGACGAACGTCGAGAGACAGTACTGACACTACGTTGGAGGTACTGGTACATCGTATAGGTTCGAGTGCCGAGGCCACCGGTTTACACGTACTAACTCCACGCTCACGATACGGTACTATCCGGTAGTGCCAGTATTAGTTTCAGAAATTCTAGTTGTAGCGGTTGATCGATCGGATCTCGTGTGAGCAAGACGGAAGTAGCGGTTAGTGTGGCCTGTGATAGGTTTATTTTTCCTCGCGTAGTCGATCGTTGTATCTCAGATAGTAGAAACGTTTCGTGGGAGTACAAGATTGTCAGACCGGAACGGGGCGTAGCGCTGAAAGAGGCCGGAGACCCGGAGTCGACGTTGAACGAATTTGGAAAGCACGGGTGGGAGCTAACCGAAACGATCGACTACGTCGGCGGTGGGACGAAGTATCTGGTACTCAAGCGTCGACGGGGTGCGACGAGTGAGTGATCGCTCGAGCGGGACAGCGGATACGATGCGTGATCGGGCCAACGAAAGTTCGCTGAAAATATGGCTTCTGTTGGTCGCGAATCGACTACTCGTCACGACGTTCCTCGCGGGTGCCGTCTTCGCCGTGTTCGTACTGATTGGGTCGATCGATCCGGCTGTCGCCGTGCTTCTCGGGGAGCGTAGCGTTATCGAAACCATCTTCGGAACGATGATCAGCGCGCTGATCCTGGGGGTAACGCTCGTCGTCGCAATCAATCAGCTGATCATCTCGCAGGAGAACGGACCGCTCGGAGACCAACACGAACGGATGAGTGACGCGATGACTGTTCGGGGGTTCGTCTCGGAACTCACTGAGAGACCGTTGCCGGCAGAACCGGCCGAATTTTCACGTGATCTCATCGTCGCGACCGAATCGAGGGTGGAGACGGTTCGTCGAACGATCGACGCAACCAACGAGCCGGAGCTCGAGTCGGAGGTCGATGACTTTCTCGACAGTGTACTCGAGAACACCGAACACGTGAAACGAAAACTGGACGGCGCAGAGTTCGGAAGGTTCGGGGTGGTGTCTGCGCTCCTGGATTACAACTATTCCTGGAAGATCGTCCAGACGGAACAACTCAGGAACGATTACGGTGATGTATTGAACGACGACCAACTCGCGGCGTTGGACGATCTGCAACAGGCGTTCGTTCTATTCGGGCCCGTGCGCGAACACATCAAGACGCTGTACTTCCAGTGGCAGTTGATCAACCTGTCACGGCTTATCCTCTACACTGCAGTCCCCGGAATCGTCATGGCCACGGTAACGCTGGCGTTCGTCGATTCGACGACGGTTACCGGACAGACGATGATGATCGAAAACCTCGTCTGGGTCATCGGAGCCGCCTTCACACTTTCGCTCGTCCCGTTCCTGCTGTTGACCGTATACATCCTCCGGATCGCCACCGTCGCGAAGCGAACGCTGGCGATCGACCCGCTCATCCTCCGGAACGTCTAGAACGGGGCAACGCTTTCGGCACCTAGCGGAACCCCGTTCTCTTTGTGTCGACTCTCGCCGATAGTGACGCTAGGGTGACACTCTCGAACAGCAATATCGGAGTTACGTCGAATCTGACCAGCATTAACTCGAGTGAGCGGGAACGCCGAGAAATTCGAACGGTTCGGTGCTGTCGAGTTCGTCGGCAACATCTCCGGCGAAGACGTTTGCCTGGTTCTCGCCGAGGGGGAGCGTCCGAGTGCCAGTATCGGGGGAGAAGTCGATCCCGTCGAGGCCCAGCCAGAAGACGTTCGGCGAAAGCGCGGATTCGAAGTAGTAGCGTCGATCCCGGTGATCCGCGACGGTACGCCAGCGAGTCGAGGAGATATTGGGTTCGTCCGACGTGCTGAGCCCGTATGGGACGGAGACGTTGCGGATCGCGCCAAAGACGCTCGCCGTTGCCATCCGACGGTTCGCAGTCTGTGGAATCGCGTCGGCAAAGAAGCTGGCCCGAACGAATCGGTCGGCCGCACGATTCGTGCCCGGCAACATGACGGTGCCGCCGATCTCCGACCAGTATTCGTCGAGTGCGAGTTGCTGGTCGAACGGTGGGGAGTTCGTCATCACCTGGTACTCTCGTCCGTGGTGGATCGTCAACTCGCCGTCGACGTATTCGAAGACGGCGCTGTCTCCCGTGGCGTCCGACAGGGAGAGGTGCAGGGTGGCGAACCGATCTTCGTCCGGTATCTCCTCGGAGACGACGACGAACTCCGCTTTCCGGTGGTTCTCGACGGCTTCAGCGACCGTCCCGAAGTTGTCGAGGACGTACTGCGCCCACAGTGAAATCGCCAGTCCGGGTGTGTCGCCGTCCCACTGAGGATAGTCGGATTCTGAAAGCCACAGGAGGTTCGCGACCAGGCCAGCCTCATTCATCCCGTCGGTCGTGGCGATGTCGTAGGCGGAGGCGGTGACACTACCGTACTCCGCGGTCCACTCTATCGAAGGCGATTCAGTCGCGCCGGTTCGCTCCATTCCACGCGGGAACACCCAGATGTTGGTGCCGATCCCACCGTGCCAGTCCATCGTTCGACCGGTAATAACGGTATCTTCAGGGCCAAGATACACCAATCGCGTACACATTTACGATCGGCCTCTCCACCCTCGGCCGTTATGCGTTCTAGAACCGAACATGAGCCAGTCGTACCTCGAGCAGAAACATAAATCGCGACCGGCTCGAACTGGAACATCTTGACTGGATAGGTGTTTCCCCCTCGAGTGCGAGGGCGGAGGTGACGACCGAATCACCACGTCTGCCAGCTCGGAGTCGACGAGTTCGGCGATCGGCAGCTGCCGTCGAAACGGTACCGGCTGACGTACTGACTGCAACCCCGATCGAACGGGGAAACATCCAATACCCCACTTGCCGACTGAAACACACGTGAGCGACAGTTCGCGGAGACAGTTCTCGCTCGTCGGATTCGCCGTCGCCATCGTGACGGTGTCCGTCGGTGCAGCGGCAGGGCTGGCGCTGGTACCCGTTGCCGGTTCCTTCGTCGGACTCTTCGTCGGCGGATTCCTCGCTGGTATGGCCGTCGAGGACCGCCCGCTGCTCGAGGCGGGCGTCGCCGCTGCCCTGGTGAACCTCGGGATCCTCGCAGCCGGCGCGGGTATCGGGAACGGGATCGTCGCCGCGGTAGCTGCACTCGGTGCGATCGATCCCGCGATTCTGCTGGTGTCGGTCGCACTCGGTGCTGCTGTGGGTGCGTTCGGCGCGCACTTCGGCGACGACCTGCGGGATGGGTTGACCGAACCCGTCGAGGATGCCGGCACTCGAGTCCCTGGTCCTGACTCCTACTCGTCGCCTGTAACCGAGCCGTCGGCGTCTCACGCTGTCGACGACGCTGACGACCTCGAGCCGGTGGCCGACGAAACACGGGAACGGGAACCGGCCGACTCCCGGGACGACGTCGAACTGGACCGGAACTAACGCGACGGTTCGTTTCGGGTTCCGGATTTATTAACACCGCCATCGAAAGAGCGAGCGTATGGGGAGTCGCGAGTGGTCTCGGCGTGATATGTTGAAATCCGTGGGGACGGGTGCGCTCGGACTCGGCGTCGGAGCCGCCGTCTACCACTGGCTGGACCAGTACATCGTCGGCACGCGGTCGGCCGACGGTGCGGCCGCGGTCGCGGCCGTCTCGGACAGCGGGACGGACCGGATCGACCTCACCGAGCACACGTCGCTGAAATTGGTCCGGGGCGTCTTCTCTCGGGACCGCCTCGAGTCGTTGCGCTCCCGCGACGACGTCGCGTTCGTACAACCCGACCACATCCTGACGCGCGTCTCCACGCAGGCCGAGGACGGGACCGCACAGACGCTTCCGTGGGGAGTGGATCGGATCGGCGGCGACGTCGCCCACGCGGAGGGTGCGACGGGATCGGGCGTCGACGTCGGTGTCATCGACCACGGCATCGCCGCTGGCCACGCCGATCTGGAGGAGAATCTGGCGGATCCGGACGTCGAGACCAACCACGAGTCGTGGGTCGACTGCCAGGGGTGTGACCAGCCGTGGGGGGACGACCTCGGGCACGGAACCCACGTTGCGGGGACCATCGCCGCCGGAGACGGCGACGGCGGCGTCGTCGGCGTCGCTCCGGACGCGACGCTCCACGCGCTGAAGGTCTGTGGCGGGGCGGGTGGCTGCCGCACCTCCGCGATCGCCGAGGCGATCCGGTATGCCGCCGACCAGGAGTGGGACGTGATAAACCTCAGCCTCGGCTCGGGCCAGGCGTCGCCGGCCCTGCAAGCAGCCGGGCAGTACGCCCTCGAGTCGGACGTCCTGCCGGTCGCGGCCGCCGGCAACTACGGCCGACCCGACTCCGTCGGCTACCCGGCTGCCTACGACGAGTTCGTCGCCGTCGCCGCGACGGACATCGACGACGAACTCGCCGGCTTCT from Natronobacterium texcoconense encodes:
- a CDS encoding winged helix-turn-helix domain-containing protein; amino-acid sequence: MGNNDSASESTEKGRGSLDIEIQSSAAVFETLGNETRIEILEVLGDPPGEKMSFAELYEAVAMDDSGNFNYHLNKLLGTFVRKEDGQYLLSHAGEQVFGSVQAGTYQARATVEPTAAGGTCQLCEGELIFEYTQELVRVYCDECGEGRSFPFPPGCLPDYDIAELPAVSARWYRTHVKRVLDRFCPLCAGEMTGQLIHGVNEDSDPPEPSLARFTCTTCGKQVHLTGATIATFHPVFEGFLFEHGFDTRGGPHSEVWAALDSTTEATHTRDPLSVEVTFTHDGETVTGFVGADASLTNVERQY
- a CDS encoding class I SAM-dependent methyltransferase, with protein sequence MTESEQSLERAEQKAKQWWESWSDTFQQAYDEAETEVGIAFGPGVPNGDDLGLFGDIDGKRAIELGCGGAQFGLALSKAGAEVTGVDISENQLAHARDLADKHDEDIDLIEASVTDMPMVSDASYDLAFSAFAFQWVNDIQSCFSEAHRVLKSGGKLVFSVDHPFYRCLNPETGELAVSYFTDSPRREYSEEFDAEMIVYRRTVSEIVTALLEVGFSIEELREPGYEDPEKYESEFGGFQPDRMARIPPTLVIAAEK
- a CDS encoding S8 family serine peptidase — protein: MLKSVGTGALGLGVGAAVYHWLDQYIVGTRSADGAAAVAAVSDSGTDRIDLTEHTSLKLVRGVFSRDRLESLRSRDDVAFVQPDHILTRVSTQAEDGTAQTLPWGVDRIGGDVAHAEGATGSGVDVGVIDHGIAAGHADLEENLADPDVETNHESWVDCQGCDQPWGDDLGHGTHVAGTIAAGDGDGGVVGVAPDATLHALKVCGGAGGCRTSAIAEAIRYAADQEWDVINLSLGSGQASPALQAAGQYALESDVLPVAAAGNYGRPDSVGYPAAYDEFVAVAATDIDDELAGFSSTGPEVDIAAPGVEVCSTVVDGYAAQSGTSMAAPHVTGAAATLLADGYTPTEARERLLETAEDLGMADTDQGAGLVDVAAAHGYESGDGTVDRPRCPS
- a CDS encoding PQQ-binding-like beta-propeller repeat protein, encoding MTQVDAPNFRSISSNGSLNWALKTSPGWGPCAPPPAVPDDRVILPDTPEAWVVESDTGGLCYRTKLHPSGVTYPFPVVADGRIHTGFQTFSLESGELLWKYDSNGPQRVIVIPEGEERPYPDGPTGVAPTVRDGTVYVAGTLYDGEIRFQRENSEEEGSTEERSSLVYSGEADGSYHDEYDEWGHIHALDAATGSLEWKTEFDTAIRAMTPPVATNDAIFVVDSEPRLHALDRTDGEKRWHVPFDVELISGWRPAVADGCVFLCAGNKVYAFDALDGAELWQLAFDTQLAGPPAIADGVVHVSTSNGMVAGIGVDGDRRWQLKVSESLRTGPVVTDGRLYVAGHELICLTGHAD
- a CDS encoding linear amide C-N hydrolase → MCTRLVYLGPEDTVITGRTMDWHGGIGTNIWVFPRGMERTGATESPSIEWTAEYGSVTASAYDIATTDGMNEAGLVANLLWLSESDYPQWDGDTPGLAISLWAQYVLDNFGTVAEAVENHRKAEFVVVSEEIPDEDRFATLHLSLSDATGDSAVFEYVDGELTIHHGREYQVMTNSPPFDQQLALDEYWSEIGGTVMLPGTNRAADRFVRASFFADAIPQTANRRMATASVFGAIRNVSVPYGLSTSDEPNISSTRWRTVADHRDRRYYFESALSPNVFWLGLDGIDFSPDTGTRTLPLGENQANVFAGDVADELDSTEPFEFLGVPAHSS